AGAAGGGGCTGACGCCGGTGGAACGCGGCGTCGCGTACCACGCGGTCATGCAGCATCTGCGCCTCGTTCCGGGCCTGACGACGAGCGACGTCGAGGCGCTATTGTCCGATATGGTGCTCCGGGAATTGTTGACGGAGGAGCAGCGCGCGGCCGTAGACGTCGAATCGGTCTGGCGGTTCGCGACGAGCGAGCCCGGCTTGCGGCTGGCATCGGCCGCGAGGACGCACCGAGAGCTCCCGTTCAGCGTCGGGCTGCCGGCCGCGGAAGTGTACGGCGAGGCGCCGAACGGCGTCCCGCTCGACGCCGAGACGGCCGCGGAGACGGTGCTGGTCCAAGGGATCATCGACTGCCTGTTCGAGGACGAGCGGGGGTTGGCCATCGTCGATTACAAGACGGACGCGATCCGCGGCGAGACGGGACTCAGCGAACTGACCGAGCGTTATCGGCTGCAGCTGTCCGTCTACGCCAAGGCGGCGGAGAAGGCGCTGGGCCGAGACGTACCGGATCGATATTTATATTTCTTCGACGGCGCGCGCGCCGTGAAGCTGTAGGGAGAGGTGGCGGAACAGGATGCGATTGCTGCATACGGCGGATTGGCATTTCGGCAGAACGTTGGAAGGAAGAAGCCGGCAGGCGGAGCATGAGGCGTTCGTGGACGAGCTCGCGCGAATCGCCGACGAGGCGGACGTCGACGCGGTGCTGCTCGCGGGGGACGTGTACGACTCCGTCAATCCGCCGGCGGACGCGGAGACGTTGTTTTACGAAGCGTTGACGCGCCTGTCGAACGGGGGGCGGCGGCCGGTCGTCGCGATCGCGGGCAATCACGACCACCCGGATCGCTTGAGCGCCGCGGGGCCGCTGGCGCGCGCGCAAGGCGTTACGCTCGTCGGGCTGCCGACCTTGAACGTCGTGACGCTCCCCATCGCGCGAACGGGGGAGCGGGCGAACGTGTACGCGCTGCCGTATCCGTCCGAGTCGCGGCTGAAGGAGCTGCTGTCCGTAGAGGCGGACGAGCAGGCGCTGCAGCTCGCGTATTCCGCGCGCATCGCGGCGTTGGTGCGGGACGCGACGGGGACCATTTTCGGAAAAGGGAACGTCGACGTCGTCATGAGCCATCTTCACGCGTTGGGCGGATCGCCGACCGATTCGGAGCGGCCGATCGAGGTCGGCGGCGCGTATACGGTCGATCCGTCCGCCTTCGGGAGAGCGGCGCAGTACGTGGCGCTCGGTCATCTCCATCGCCCGCAGAATGTGCGCGTGCGCGACGACGGCGAGAACGGAGCGGCCGGCGCCGCGCCGCTTGTCCGCTACAGCGGTTCGCCGCTC
This genomic window from Paenibacillus antri contains:
- a CDS encoding exonuclease SbcCD subunit D; amino-acid sequence: MRLLHTADWHFGRTLEGRSRQAEHEAFVDELARIADEADVDAVLLAGDVYDSVNPPADAETLFYEALTRLSNGGRRPVVAIAGNHDHPDRLSAAGPLARAQGVTLVGLPTLNVVTLPIARTGERANVYALPYPSESRLKELLSVEADEQALQLAYSARIAALVRDATGTIFGKGNVDVVMSHLHALGGSPTDSERPIEVGGAYTVDPSAFGRAAQYVALGHLHRPQNVRVRDDGENGAAGAAPLVRYSGSPLAFSFSEAGQAKSVSIVDIAPGGAPRVEEVPLSAGRPLVRWIAKEGLADVHRWFDEGKDARAWVDLELHVTDALTMEQIQTLRRSHEGLVLIRPVFASAQESIRVRAERALPIDELFRRFYARQTGGATPDEATVRLFLELVREEAEEESA